The Ascaphus truei isolate aAscTru1 chromosome 3, aAscTru1.hap1, whole genome shotgun sequence genome includes a region encoding these proteins:
- the RP2 gene encoding protein XRP2 isoform X2, with protein sequence MFNGLKDQTVGRLPGKVEGQQFVIQECENCNIYIFDHSATITIDDCTNCRIFLGPVKGSIFFRDCKDCKCVVACQQFRTRDCRKMDVFLCCTTQPIIESSTGMKFGCFQYYYPELASQFKDAGLSIFNNTWSNIHDFTPLSGETNWSLLPSDVVIQDYIPLPDSEELKAVRVSLDGNRSIIPVTWGQRQKKSDESCLVVFFAGDYTIANARKMIDEMVSKGLSLIQTKEVAMKPEDAKRVFQEKAPEFIPLLEKGSVVALEFNGDGAVESCQSAISNIFSGTKVFVSENKASAPRDVDNFYNFADMQMGM encoded by the exons ATGTTTAATGGATTGAAGGATCAAACTGTAGGACGATTGCCTGGAAAAGTTGAAGGCCAACAGTTTGTCATACAAGAGTGTGAGAACTGTAACATCTACATTTTTGACCACTCGGCTACCATCACTATTGACGACTGTACAAACTGTCGCATCTTTCTAGGGCCTGTAAAGGGCAGCATATTTTTCCGTGACTGCAAAGATTGCAAATGTGTGGTTGCGTGCCAGCAATTTCGCACTCGGGACTGCCGGAAAATGGATGTGTTTTTATGCTGTACCACCCAGCCAATCATAGAGTCATCCACAGGCATGAAGTTTGGATGCTTCCAGTACTATTACCCAGAACTGGCAAGCCAGTTCAAGGACGCAGGGTTGAGTATCTTTAACAACACATGGAGCAATATCCATGATTTCACCCCTTTGTCGGGAGAGACAAACTGGAGTCTACTTCCCAGTGATGTTGTGATCCAAGACTATATACCACTGCCTGACTCCGAAGAATTAAAAGCTGTTAGAGTGTCTCTAGATGGTAATAGGAGCATAATACCTGTGACGTGGGGACAGCGTCAGAAGAAAAGTGATGAGTCCTGCTTGGTTGTTTTCTTTGCTGGAGATTATACCATTGCCAATGCTAGGAAGATGATCGATGAG ATGGTTAGTAAGGGCTTATCACTTATTCAGACCAAGGAAGTTGCAATGAAACCAGAAGATGCAAAAAGGGTATTCCAGGAAAAAGCCCCAGAGTTCATACCTCTGTTGGAGAAAG GTTCCGTAGTTGCATTGGAGTTTAACGGAGATGGGGCAGTAGAGAGCTGCCAATCGGCCATCAGCAATATCTTCAGTGGCACCAAG